In a single window of the Danio aesculapii chromosome 20, fDanAes4.1, whole genome shotgun sequence genome:
- the gpr132b gene encoding probable G-protein coupled receptor 132b, producing MISGRVLTTLRDMMHATTVAQSIMTNMNQSVSASCEISHEADRVPLMVLYIVVFIIGLPANLATVYLTLHQVCRKNVLGIYLLSLSICDLTYLFTLPMWTVYVSRNHEWPWSSLACKITGFVFFNNMYISIFLLCCVSIDRYVAVVYAIESRGLRQKRIAAFVSFLIFMVVGLGHSPVFIMREGQTEEGSHRCFEPSQSTTMVTGFNYARVCIGFCIPLAILIFTNRAILSNVQASTGLQPHQKVKVRYLAVAVVALFLICFAPYHIILLMRAIIFHFPNLQGECHFEQHIYTPYKISLGLSTFNSAINPILYVLSSNNIRQEIRRGITSVCDRVLSSQRSTHSSQHNMHSSKSNSEPFPIKGDQMRTVCPTA from the exons ATGATTAGTGGACGTGTTCTCACAACACTTAGAG ATATGATGCATGCAACCACTGTTGCACAGAGCATCATGACCAACATGAACCAGAGTGTGTCGGCGTCCTGTGAAATATCCCATGAGGCGGACCGCGTCCCTCTGATGGTGCTCTACATTGTGGTTTTTATCATTGGTCTGCCAGCCAACTTGGCCACCGTCTATCTCACCCTCCACCAGGTGTGTCGTAAGAACGTTCTCGGCATCTACCTGCTCAGCCTGTCCATATGCGACCTCACGTACCTCTTCACGCTGCCTATGTGGACCGTTTATGTAAGCCGAAACCATGAGTGGCCATGGTCCTCATTGGCCTGCAAAATAACAGGCTTTGTGTTCTTCAACAACATGTACATCAGCATCTTCCTGCTCTGCTGCGTGTCCATCGACCGATACGTGGCGGTGGTCTACGCGATAGAGTCTCGTGGTCTTCGCCAAAAACGTATTGCGGCTTTTGTGTCGTTTTTAATCTTCATGGTGGTGGGCTTGGGTCACTCGCCTGTCTTCATCATGCGGGAAGGTCAAACAGAAGAAGGGAGTCACCGCTGTTTTGAGCCAAGCCAGAGTACAACGATGGTTACGGGGTTTAACTATGCCAGAGTTTGCATTGGATTTTGTATCCCATTGGCCATCTTGATCTTCACCAACAGGGCCATTCTTTCCAACGTTCAGGCTAGTACGGGCCTCCAGCCCCATCAGAAAGTCAAAGTGCGCTATTTGGCTGTGGCGGTAGTGGCGTTGTTTTTGATCTGTTTTGCCCCTTATCACATTATCTTGCTAATGCGTGCCATCATCTTCCACTTCCCCAATCTTCAAGGCGAGTGTCACTTCGAACAGCACATCTACACACCCTACAAAATCTCATTGGGACTGTCAACGTTCAACAGCGCCATCAACCCTATTCTCTACGTGCTCTCCAGCAACAACATTCGTCAGGAGATCAGACGAGGCATAACGTCAGTGTGTGACAGAGTCCTCTCGAGTCAACGCTCGACACACAGCAGCCAGCACAACATGCACAGCTCCAAAAGCAATTCAGAGCCTTTCCCAATCAAGGGCGATCAGATGAGGACGGTTTGTCCAACAGCATGA